A region from the Mycolicibacterium phlei genome encodes:
- a CDS encoding adenosylcobalamin-dependent ribonucleoside-diphosphate reductase, with translation MSAPRVEWPTRVRGRDGSPAPFDVTRIADAIARAAREVGHDDRDMPTAVAHAVADSLGPGTPSVEEIQDRVEACLGERGLDDVARAYIVYRRRRAELRAEKALLGVRDELKLSLAAVTVLRERYLLRDERGRPTESTGEMMDRAARCVAAAEDAYRPGAAREWAERFSSVLRSLAFLPNSPTLMNAGTEIGLLAGCFVLPIEDSISSIFTTLGHAAEIQRSGGGTGFSFGRLRPAGDPVQTTGGTASGPMSFLALYDTAARVLSMGGRRRGACMAVMPVTHPDIFDFVTAKAGSSSALTNFNLSVGVTDAFLRAVTRGGTHRLVNPRTGRVVAEVSATELFDEICRAAHACGDPGLVFLDTVNRANPVPDLGRIEATNPCGEVPLLPYESCNLGSINLARMISGGGVDWDRLAETTRVGVRFLDDVIDVSRYPIPELGEATRATRKIGLGVMGLAEMLATLGIPYDSEEGVRLAGRVMRSIQREAHAESVRLAAERGAFPAFSASRLAEPRRNAQVTSVAPTGTISLIAGTTAGIEPMFAIAFTRAIVGRHLLEVNPCFDRLARDRGFYCDELVTEIAQRGGVRGYERLPAEVRAAFPTAAEIAPEWHLRMQAAVQRHVDAAVSKTINLPASARVDDVRDIYLAAWKARVKGITIYRYGSREGQVLTYAAPEPPLAQADTDFSGGCAGRVCDF, from the coding sequence GTGTCTGCGCCCCGCGTCGAGTGGCCGACCAGGGTGCGCGGTCGAGACGGCTCACCGGCTCCCTTCGACGTGACGCGGATAGCCGACGCGATCGCCCGCGCGGCCCGCGAAGTGGGCCACGACGACCGCGACATGCCCACCGCGGTGGCGCACGCCGTGGCCGACTCGCTGGGGCCCGGGACGCCGTCCGTCGAGGAGATCCAGGACCGGGTCGAGGCCTGCCTCGGCGAGCGGGGTCTGGACGACGTCGCCCGCGCCTACATCGTCTACCGCAGGCGGCGTGCCGAGCTGCGCGCGGAGAAGGCGCTGCTCGGTGTGCGTGACGAGCTCAAGCTCAGCCTCGCCGCCGTGACGGTGCTGCGGGAGCGTTACCTGCTGCGCGACGAACGCGGACGGCCGACGGAGTCGACCGGCGAGATGATGGACCGCGCGGCCCGCTGCGTCGCGGCGGCCGAAGACGCCTACCGTCCGGGAGCCGCGCGCGAGTGGGCCGAGCGCTTCTCGTCGGTGCTGCGCAGTCTGGCGTTCCTGCCGAACTCGCCCACGCTGATGAACGCGGGCACCGAAATCGGGTTGCTCGCAGGCTGTTTCGTGCTGCCGATCGAGGATTCGATCTCGTCGATCTTCACCACACTCGGACATGCCGCCGAGATCCAGCGCTCCGGCGGCGGAACGGGATTCAGCTTCGGCCGGCTGCGCCCGGCGGGCGATCCGGTGCAGACCACCGGCGGTACCGCCAGCGGCCCGATGTCCTTCCTTGCGCTGTACGACACCGCCGCGCGGGTCCTGTCGATGGGCGGCCGCCGCCGCGGCGCCTGCATGGCGGTGATGCCGGTGACACATCCCGACATCTTCGACTTCGTCACCGCGAAAGCCGGATCATCCAGTGCGCTCACCAATTTCAACCTGTCGGTGGGCGTCACCGACGCGTTCCTGCGGGCGGTGACCCGCGGCGGCACCCATCGTCTCGTCAATCCGCGCACCGGCAGAGTCGTCGCGGAGGTATCGGCCACCGAGCTGTTCGACGAGATCTGCCGGGCGGCCCACGCCTGCGGCGACCCGGGACTGGTGTTTCTGGACACGGTCAACCGCGCCAACCCGGTACCCGACCTGGGCCGCATCGAGGCGACCAACCCCTGCGGCGAGGTGCCGCTGCTGCCCTACGAGTCCTGCAATCTCGGCTCGATCAACCTGGCCAGGATGATCTCCGGCGGCGGTGTGGACTGGGACCGGCTCGCCGAGACCACCCGCGTCGGGGTGCGTTTCCTCGACGACGTCATCGATGTCAGCCGCTATCCGATCCCCGAACTGGGGGAGGCCACCCGCGCCACCCGAAAGATCGGGCTGGGGGTGATGGGTCTGGCCGAAATGCTTGCGACCCTGGGGATTCCGTACGACAGCGAGGAGGGCGTCCGGCTGGCAGGCCGGGTGATGCGCAGCATCCAGCGCGAGGCTCACGCGGAGTCGGTGAGGCTGGCCGCCGAGCGCGGCGCGTTTCCGGCGTTCTCCGCCAGCAGGTTGGCAGAGCCGCGACGCAACGCGCAGGTGACGTCGGTGGCGCCGACCGGGACCATCTCGCTGATCGCGGGCACCACGGCCGGGATCGAGCCGATGTTCGCGATCGCGTTCACCCGCGCGATCGTCGGTCGGCACCTGCTGGAGGTCAATCCCTGCTTCGACCGGCTGGCCCGCGACCGCGGTTTCTACTGCGACGAGCTGGTCACCGAGATCGCCCAGCGCGGCGGGGTGCGCGGCTACGAGCGGCTACCAGCCGAGGTGCGGGCCGCGTTCCCGACCGCCGCCGAGATCGCCCCGGAGTGGCATCTGCGTATGCAGGCCGCCGTCCAGCGGCACGTCGACGCCGCGGTGTCCAAGACGATCAACCTGCCGGCGTCCGCCCGCGTCGACGACGTCCGCGACATCTACCTGGCGGCGTGGAAGGCGCGGGTCAAGGGCATCACGATCTACCGCTACGGCAGCCGGGAGGGCCAGGTGCTGACCTACGCCGCACCCGAACCGCCACTGGCGCAGGCCGATACCGACTTCAGCGGCGGCTGCGCCGGCCGCGTCTGTGACTTCTAG
- the uvrB gene encoding excinuclease ABC subunit UvrB, translated as MAFATEHPVLAQSEYRPVDSVVRTGGRFEVVSPYQPAGDQPAAIDELERRIRAGEKDVVLLGATGTGKSATTAWLIERLQRPTLVMEPNKTLAAQMANELREMLPHNAVEYFVSYYDYYQPEAYIAQTDTYIEKDSSINDDVERLRHSATSSLLSRRDVVVVASVSCIYGLGTPQSYLDRSVELKVGDEVPRDSLLRLLVDVQYSRNDTAFTRGSFRVRGDTVEIIPSYEELAVRIEFFGDEVEALYYLHPLTGDVVRKVDSLRIFPATHYVAGPERMAQAIESIEKELEERLAELEGQGKLLEAQRLRMRTNYDIEMMRQVGFCSGIENYSRHIDGRPPGSAPATLLDYFPDDFLLVIDESHVTVPQIGGMYEGDISRKRNLVDYGFRLPSAVDNRPLTWEEFADRIGQTVYLSATPGPYELSQSGGEFVEQVIRPTGLVDPKVVVKPTKGQIDDLINEIRIRAERDERVLVTTLTKKMAEDLTDYLLEMGIRVRYLHSEVDTLRRVELLRQLRLGEYDVLVGINLLREGLDLPEVSLVSILDADKEGFLRSTRSLIQTIGRAARNVSGEVHMYADNITESMREAIDETERRRAKQIAYNEEHGIDPKPLRKKIADILDQVYREAEEVEVGGSGRNASRGRRAQGEPGRAVSAGIIEDRDTSNMPRAELADLIKNLTEQMMAAARDLQFELAARIRDEIADLKKELRGMDAAGLK; from the coding sequence ATGGCTTTCGCTACCGAACACCCCGTGCTCGCCCAGTCGGAGTACCGGCCCGTCGACTCCGTGGTGCGCACCGGCGGCCGCTTCGAGGTGGTCAGCCCCTACCAGCCCGCGGGTGACCAGCCCGCCGCCATCGACGAGCTGGAACGCCGGATCCGGGCGGGGGAGAAGGACGTCGTCCTGCTGGGTGCCACCGGCACCGGCAAGTCGGCGACCACGGCGTGGCTCATCGAGCGGTTGCAGCGGCCCACGCTGGTGATGGAGCCCAACAAGACGCTGGCCGCGCAGATGGCCAACGAGTTGCGGGAGATGTTGCCGCACAACGCCGTTGAATACTTCGTCTCGTACTACGACTACTACCAGCCCGAGGCCTACATCGCCCAGACCGACACCTACATCGAGAAGGACAGCTCGATCAACGACGACGTCGAGCGGTTGCGGCACTCGGCGACGTCGAGCCTGCTGTCGCGGCGCGACGTGGTGGTGGTGGCGTCGGTGTCGTGTATCTACGGCCTGGGCACCCCGCAGTCCTACCTGGACCGCAGCGTCGAGCTGAAGGTCGGCGACGAGGTGCCCCGCGACTCGCTGCTGCGGCTGCTGGTCGACGTCCAGTACAGCCGCAACGACACGGCGTTCACCCGGGGATCGTTCCGGGTGCGCGGCGACACCGTCGAGATCATCCCCTCCTACGAGGAGCTGGCGGTGCGCATCGAGTTCTTCGGCGACGAGGTGGAGGCGCTGTACTACCTGCACCCGCTGACCGGTGACGTGGTGCGCAAGGTGGACTCGCTGCGCATCTTCCCGGCCACCCACTACGTCGCGGGCCCGGAGCGTATGGCGCAGGCCATCGAGTCGATCGAGAAGGAGCTCGAGGAGCGGCTCGCCGAACTCGAGGGCCAGGGCAAGCTGCTGGAGGCGCAGCGGCTGCGGATGCGCACCAACTACGACATCGAGATGATGCGCCAGGTCGGCTTCTGCTCGGGCATCGAGAACTACTCGCGGCACATCGACGGCCGCCCGCCGGGCTCGGCGCCGGCGACGCTGCTGGACTACTTCCCGGACGACTTCCTGCTGGTCATCGACGAGTCGCATGTGACGGTGCCGCAGATCGGCGGCATGTACGAGGGCGACATCTCCCGCAAGCGCAATCTGGTCGACTACGGCTTCCGGCTGCCGTCGGCCGTCGACAACCGCCCGCTGACCTGGGAGGAGTTCGCCGACCGGATCGGGCAGACGGTGTACCTGTCGGCCACGCCGGGACCCTACGAGCTCAGCCAGTCCGGCGGCGAGTTCGTCGAGCAGGTGATCCGCCCGACCGGCCTGGTCGACCCGAAGGTCGTCGTCAAACCGACCAAGGGCCAGATCGACGACCTGATCAACGAGATCCGCATCCGTGCCGAGCGTGACGAGCGGGTCCTGGTCACCACGCTGACCAAGAAGATGGCCGAGGACCTCACCGACTACCTGCTCGAGATGGGCATCCGGGTGCGCTACCTGCACTCCGAGGTGGACACGCTGCGCCGCGTCGAACTGCTGCGCCAGCTGCGGCTGGGGGAGTACGACGTGCTGGTCGGCATCAACCTGCTGCGTGAGGGTCTCGACCTGCCCGAGGTGTCGCTGGTGTCGATCCTCGACGCCGACAAGGAGGGCTTCCTGCGGTCCACCCGCAGCCTGATCCAGACGATCGGCCGCGCCGCCCGCAACGTGTCGGGTGAGGTGCACATGTACGCCGACAACATCACCGAGTCGATGCGCGAGGCCATCGACGAGACCGAGCGGCGCCGCGCCAAGCAGATCGCCTACAACGAGGAGCACGGCATCGACCCGAAGCCGTTGCGCAAGAAGATCGCCGACATCCTCGACCAGGTGTACCGGGAGGCCGAGGAGGTCGAGGTCGGCGGTTCGGGCCGCAACGCCTCGCGGGGTCGCCGGGCGCAGGGTGAGCCGGGCCGCGCGGTGAGCGCCGGCATCATCGAGGACCGCGACACCTCGAACATGCCGCGCGCCGAGCTGGCCGATCTGATCAAGAACCTGACCGAGCAGATGATGGCCGCCGCGCGAGACCTGCAGTTCGAGCTGGCCGCCCGGATCCGTGACGAGATCGCCGATCTGAAGAAGGAGCTGCGCGGCATGGACGCCGCGGGCCTGAAGTAG
- a CDS encoding DUF402 domain-containing protein produces MHAPKHETFDLAARTNTDPKGIVRDVDVYTVEPWGLYMARPTPGRAQFHYLESWLLPSLRLRATVFHFNPGHEKDQDYYLDVGEYTPGPTVWHSEDHYLDLVVRTGRGVDLCDVDELLTAVRHNLLTPETGEQAMQTAVAAVDGLARHGYDLNRWLDALGMPVTWRAPQV; encoded by the coding sequence ATCCACGCACCCAAGCACGAGACGTTCGACCTGGCCGCACGCACCAACACCGATCCCAAGGGCATCGTGCGGGACGTCGACGTGTACACCGTCGAGCCGTGGGGCCTCTACATGGCACGCCCCACCCCCGGGCGGGCGCAGTTCCACTACCTGGAGTCCTGGCTGCTGCCGTCGCTGCGGCTGCGCGCCACAGTGTTCCACTTCAACCCCGGCCACGAGAAGGACCAGGACTACTACCTCGACGTCGGGGAGTACACCCCCGGCCCGACCGTGTGGCACTCCGAGGACCACTACCTGGACCTGGTGGTGCGCACCGGTCGCGGTGTCGATCTCTGCGACGTCGACGAGCTGCTCACCGCGGTGCGGCACAACCTGCTCACCCCCGAGACCGGCGAACAGGCGATGCAGACCGCGGTGGCGGCCGTCGACGGCCTGGCCCGGCACGGCTACGACCTCAACCGCTGGCTGGACGCCCTGGGCATGCCGGTGACATGGCGCGCACCGCAGGTGTAA